One window from the genome of Saimiri boliviensis isolate mSaiBol1 chromosome 2, mSaiBol1.pri, whole genome shotgun sequence encodes:
- the EMC9 gene encoding ER membrane protein complex subunit 9 isoform X1 encodes MGEVEISARAYVKMCLHAARYPYAAVNGLLLAPPPRSGECLCLTDCVPLFHSHLALSVMLEVALNQVPRLDAHFLTANPPNTPAQVHPRSLGSSAHPQSQRHDVITDGPFPTTGGCVGRTGRSGGGWVLPCQCSCGRPELDNQKLVPQPRVPPVIILENQGLHWVPKDKNLVMWRDWEESRQMVGALLEDRAHRHLVDFDCHLEDIRQDWTNQQLNTQITQWVGPTNGNGNA; translated from the exons ATGGGGGAGGTGGAGATCTCGGCCCGGGCCTACGTGAAGATGTGTCTGCACGCTGCCCGGTACCCATACGCCGCAGTCAACGGGCTGTTGCTGGCGCCACCGCCGCGGTCCGGAGAATGCCTGTGCCTCACTGACTGTGTGCCCCTCTTTCACAGCCACCTGGCCCTATCCGTCATGTTGGAGGTCGCCCTCAACCAGGTGCCTCGGTTGGATGCCCATTTCCTCACCGCGAACCCACCCAACACCCCAGCCCAAGTTCATCCCCGGTCCCTTGGCAGCAGTGCGCATCCACAAAGCCAGCGGCACGATGTAATTACTGATGGCCCCTTTCCCACGACAGGTGGATGTGTGGGGCGCACAGGCCGGTCTGGTGGTGGCTGGGTACTACCATGCCAATGCAGCTGTGGACGACCAGAG TTGGATAATCAGAAActggtgcctcagcctcgtgTCCCCCCAGTCATCATCCTGGAGAACCAAGGTCTCCACTGGGTCCCTAAGGACAAGAACTT AGTGATGTGGAGGGACTGGGAAGAGTCAAGGCAGATGGTGGGAGCTCTACTGGAGGATCGGGCCCACCGGCACCTTGTGGACTTCGACTGCCACCTTGAGGACATCCGGCAGGACTGGACCAACCAGCAACTCAACACTCAAATCACCCAGTGGGTTGGTCCCACGAATGGAAATGGAAATGCCTGA
- the PSME1 gene encoding proteasome activator complex subunit 1 isoform X1, giving the protein MTTLRVHPEAQAKVDVFREDLCTKTENLLGSYFPKKISELDAFLKEPALNEANLSNLKAPLDIPVPDPVKEKEKEERKKQQEKEDKDEKKKGEDEDKGPPCGPVNCNEKIVVLLQRLKPEIKDVIEQLNLVTTWLQLQIPRIEDGNNFGVAVQEKVFELMTSLHTKLEGFHTQISKYFSERGDAVTKAAKQPHVGDYRQLVHELDEAEYRDIRLMVMEIRNAYVRRRGQGRGGQMQLSQATHSLTLQAGG; this is encoded by the exons ATGACCACACTCAGGGTCCATCCCGAGGCCCAAGCCAAG GTGGATGTGTTTCGTGAAGACCTCTGTACCAAG ACAGAGAACCTGCTCGGGAGCTATTTCCCCAAGAAGATTTCTGAGCTGGATGCATTTTTAAAG GAGCCAGCTCTCAATGAAGCCAACCTGAGCAATCTGAAGGCCCCATTGGACATCCCAGTGCCTGATCCagtcaaggagaaagaaaaagaggagcgGAAGAAACAGCAGGAG AAGGAAGACAAggatgaaaagaagaaaggggaagatGAAGACAAAG GTCCTCCCTGTGGCCCAGTGAACTGCAATGAAAAGATTGTGGTCCTTCTGCAGCGCTTGAAGCCTGAGATCAAGGATGTCATTGAGCAGCTCAACCTG GTCACCACCTGGTTGCAGCTGCAGATACCTCGGATTGAGGATGGGAACAATTTTGGAGTGGCCGTCCAG gagaAGGTATTTGAGCTGATGACCAGCCTCCACACCAAGCTAGAAGGCTTCCACACTCAAATCTCTAA GTATTTCTCTGAGCGTGGTGATGCAGTAACTAAAGCAGCCAAGCAGCCCCACGTG GGTGATTATCGGCAGCTGGTGCACGAGCTGGATGAGGCAGAGTACCGCGACATCCGGCTGATGGTCATGGAGATCCGTAATGCTTATGTGAGGAGAcgagggcagggcaggggtgggcagaTGCAGCTTTCCCAGGCCACCCACTCCCTGACCCTGCAGGCTGGGGGTTAA
- the DCAF11 gene encoding DDB1- and CUL4-associated factor 11 isoform X2: MGSRNSSSAGSGSGDPSEGLSRRGAGLRRSEEEEEEDEDVDLAQVLAYLLRRGQVRLVQGGGAANLQFIQALLDSEEENDRAWDGRLGDRYNPPVDATPDTRELECNEIKTQVELATGQLGLRRAAQEHSFPRMLHQRERGLCHQGSFSLGEQSRVISHFLPNDLGFTDSYSQKAFCGIYSKDGQIFMSACQDQTIRLYDCRYGRFHKFKSIKARDVGWSILDVAFTPDGNHFLYSSWSDYIHICNIYGEGDTHTALDLRPDERRFAVFSIAVSSDGREVLGGANDGCLYVFDREQNRRTLQIESHEDDVNAVAFADISSQILFSGGDDAICKVWDRRTMREDDPKPVGALAGHQDGITFIDSKGDARYLISNSKDQTIKLWDIRRFSTREGMEASRQAATQQNWDYRWQQVPKKAWRKLKLPGDSSLMTYRGHGVLHTLIRCRFSPTHSTGQQFIYSGCSTGKVVVYDLLSGHIVKKLTNHKACVRDVSWHPFEEKIVSSSWDGNLRLWQYRQAEYFRDDMPESEECASAPAPVPHSSTAFSSPQ; encoded by the exons ATGGGATCACGGAACAGCAGCAGTGCGGGATCCGGGTCCGGAGACCCCTCCGAGGGTTTGTCCCGAAGAGGGGCTGGCCTGCGTCGgagtgaggaagaggaagaagaggatgaaGATGTGGATCTGGCCCAGGTACTGGCCTATCTCCTCCGCAG AGGCCAAGTGAGGTTGGTGCAGGGAGGAGGTGCAGCAAATTTACAATTCATTCAGGCCCTCTTGGACTCAGAGGAAGAGAATGACAGAGCTTGGGATGGTCGTCTTGGGGACCGATACAACCCACCTG TGGATGCCACCCCTGACACCCGGGAGCTGGAATGCAATGAGATCAAGACACAAGTGGAATTGGCCACAGGGCAGCTCGGGCTTAGGCGGGCAGCCCAGGAACACAGCTTCCCTCGAATGTtgcaccag AGAGAACGGGGCCTCTGCCACCAGGGAAGCTTCTCCCTTGGAGAACAGTCTCGAGTGATATCTCA ctTCTTGCCCAATGATCTGGGCTTCACTGATAGCTACTCTCAGAAGGCTTTCTGTGGCATCTACAGCAAAGATGGTCAAATATTCATGTCTGCTTGCCAAG ACCAGACAATCCGACTGTATGACTGCCGGTATGGCCGTTTCCATAAATTCAAGAGCATCAAGGCCCGCGATGTAGGCTGGAGCATCTTGGATGTGGCCTTTACCCCTGATGGGAACCACTTCCTCTACTCCAGCTGGTCTGATTACA TTCATATCTGCAATATCTATGGTGAGGGAGATACACACACTGCGCTGGATCTCAG gcCAGATGAGCGTCGCTTTGCTGTCTTCTCCATTGCTGTCTCCTCAGATGGACGAGAAGTACTAGGAGG GGCCAATGATGGCTGCCTGTATGTCTTTGACCGAGAGCAGAACCGGCGCACCCTTCAG ATTGAGTCCCATGAGGATGATGTGAATGCAGTGGCCTTTGCTGATATAAGCTCACAAATCCTGTTCTCTGGGGGTGATGATGCCATCTGCAAAGTGTGGGATCGACGCACCATGCGAGAGGATGACCCCAAGCCTGTGGGTGCACTCGCTGGACACCAGGATGGCATCACCTTCATTGACAGCAAG GGTGATGCCCGATATCTCATCTCCAACTCCAAAGACCAGACCATCAAGCTCTGGGATATCCGACGCTTTTCCACACGGGAAGGCATGGAAGCCTCACGCCAGGCTGCCACACAGCAAAACTGGGACTATCGCTGGCAGCAAGTGCCCAAAAAAG CCTGGCGGAAGTTGAAGCTCCCGGGAGACAGCTCCTTGATGACCTACCGGGGCCACGGAGTGTTGCACACCCTCATCCGCTGCCGGTTCTCCCCTACTCATAGCACCGGCCAGCAGTTCATCTACAGTGGCTGCTCCACCGGCAAAGTGGTTG TGTACGACCTTCTCAGTGGCCACATTGTGAAGAAGCTGACCAACCACAAGGCCTGTGTGCGTGACGTCAGTTGGCACCCCTTTGAAGAAAAGATTGTCAGCAGTTCG TGGGACGGGAACCTGCGTCTGTGGCAGTACCGCCAGGCTGAGTACTTCCGGGATGACATGCCAGAGTCTGAGGAATGTGCCAGCGCCCCTGCCCCAGTGCCCCACTCCTCTACAGCCTTTTCCTCACCCCAGTAG
- the EMC9 gene encoding ER membrane protein complex subunit 9 isoform X3 has product MGFAHSWLLTLIFPLHSPGPLALKIAGRIAEFFPDAVLIMLDNQKLVPQPRVPPVIILENQGLHWVPKDKNLVMWRDWEESRQMVGALLEDRAHRHLVDFDCHLEDIRQDWTNQQLNTQITQWVGPTNGNGNA; this is encoded by the exons ATGGGTTTTGCCCACAGTTGGCTCCTCACTCTGATCTTCCCTCTACACAGCCCTGGGCCCCTGGCCTTGAAAATTGCTGGGCGAATTGCAGAATTCTTCCCTGATGCAGTACTTATTATG TTGGATAATCAGAAActggtgcctcagcctcgtgTCCCCCCAGTCATCATCCTGGAGAACCAAGGTCTCCACTGGGTCCCTAAGGACAAGAACTT AGTGATGTGGAGGGACTGGGAAGAGTCAAGGCAGATGGTGGGAGCTCTACTGGAGGATCGGGCCCACCGGCACCTTGTGGACTTCGACTGCCACCTTGAGGACATCCGGCAGGACTGGACCAACCAGCAACTCAACACTCAAATCACCCAGTGGGTTGGTCCCACGAATGGAAATGGAAATGCCTGA
- the DCAF11 gene encoding DDB1- and CUL4-associated factor 11 isoform X1 — MTEERLANAAAAVGVNKASRRCRSCDRSWLGLRLVCQRGYLGIQHRPTTLPLPSSGTLIGGDRRSPRTGPKNAVTRRWDHGTAAVRDPGPETPPRVCPEEGLACVGVRKRKKRMKMWIWPRGQVRLVQGGGAANLQFIQALLDSEEENDRAWDGRLGDRYNPPVDATPDTRELECNEIKTQVELATGQLGLRRAAQEHSFPRMLHQRERGLCHQGSFSLGEQSRVISHFLPNDLGFTDSYSQKAFCGIYSKDGQIFMSACQDQTIRLYDCRYGRFHKFKSIKARDVGWSILDVAFTPDGNHFLYSSWSDYIHICNIYGEGDTHTALDLRPDERRFAVFSIAVSSDGREVLGGANDGCLYVFDREQNRRTLQIESHEDDVNAVAFADISSQILFSGGDDAICKVWDRRTMREDDPKPVGALAGHQDGITFIDSKGDARYLISNSKDQTIKLWDIRRFSTREGMEASRQAATQQNWDYRWQQVPKKAWRKLKLPGDSSLMTYRGHGVLHTLIRCRFSPTHSTGQQFIYSGCSTGKVVVYDLLSGHIVKKLTNHKACVRDVSWHPFEEKIVSSSWDGNLRLWQYRQAEYFRDDMPESEECASAPAPVPHSSTAFSSPQ; from the exons ATGACGGAGGAGCGGTTGGCCAACGCAGCGGCAGCAGTCGGTGTAAACAAGGCCTCGCGCCGCTGCCGGTCCTGCGACCGCTCCTGGCTG GGGCTTCGATTGGTCTGTCAGAGAGGTTACCTGGGAATCCAACACCGCCCAACAACCCTCCCGCTCCCCAGTTCTGGGACTTTAATAG GAGGTGACAGGAGGAGCCCCCGCACAGGACCTAAGAATGCTGTGACCAGAAGATGGGATCACGGAACAGCAGCAGTGCGGGATCCGGGTCCGGAGACCCCTCCGAGGGTTTGTCCCGAAGAGGGGCTGGCCTGCGTCGgagtgaggaagaggaagaagaggatgaaGATGTGGATCTGGCCCAG AGGCCAAGTGAGGTTGGTGCAGGGAGGAGGTGCAGCAAATTTACAATTCATTCAGGCCCTCTTGGACTCAGAGGAAGAGAATGACAGAGCTTGGGATGGTCGTCTTGGGGACCGATACAACCCACCTG TGGATGCCACCCCTGACACCCGGGAGCTGGAATGCAATGAGATCAAGACACAAGTGGAATTGGCCACAGGGCAGCTCGGGCTTAGGCGGGCAGCCCAGGAACACAGCTTCCCTCGAATGTtgcaccag AGAGAACGGGGCCTCTGCCACCAGGGAAGCTTCTCCCTTGGAGAACAGTCTCGAGTGATATCTCA ctTCTTGCCCAATGATCTGGGCTTCACTGATAGCTACTCTCAGAAGGCTTTCTGTGGCATCTACAGCAAAGATGGTCAAATATTCATGTCTGCTTGCCAAG ACCAGACAATCCGACTGTATGACTGCCGGTATGGCCGTTTCCATAAATTCAAGAGCATCAAGGCCCGCGATGTAGGCTGGAGCATCTTGGATGTGGCCTTTACCCCTGATGGGAACCACTTCCTCTACTCCAGCTGGTCTGATTACA TTCATATCTGCAATATCTATGGTGAGGGAGATACACACACTGCGCTGGATCTCAG gcCAGATGAGCGTCGCTTTGCTGTCTTCTCCATTGCTGTCTCCTCAGATGGACGAGAAGTACTAGGAGG GGCCAATGATGGCTGCCTGTATGTCTTTGACCGAGAGCAGAACCGGCGCACCCTTCAG ATTGAGTCCCATGAGGATGATGTGAATGCAGTGGCCTTTGCTGATATAAGCTCACAAATCCTGTTCTCTGGGGGTGATGATGCCATCTGCAAAGTGTGGGATCGACGCACCATGCGAGAGGATGACCCCAAGCCTGTGGGTGCACTCGCTGGACACCAGGATGGCATCACCTTCATTGACAGCAAG GGTGATGCCCGATATCTCATCTCCAACTCCAAAGACCAGACCATCAAGCTCTGGGATATCCGACGCTTTTCCACACGGGAAGGCATGGAAGCCTCACGCCAGGCTGCCACACAGCAAAACTGGGACTATCGCTGGCAGCAAGTGCCCAAAAAAG CCTGGCGGAAGTTGAAGCTCCCGGGAGACAGCTCCTTGATGACCTACCGGGGCCACGGAGTGTTGCACACCCTCATCCGCTGCCGGTTCTCCCCTACTCATAGCACCGGCCAGCAGTTCATCTACAGTGGCTGCTCCACCGGCAAAGTGGTTG TGTACGACCTTCTCAGTGGCCACATTGTGAAGAAGCTGACCAACCACAAGGCCTGTGTGCGTGACGTCAGTTGGCACCCCTTTGAAGAAAAGATTGTCAGCAGTTCG TGGGACGGGAACCTGCGTCTGTGGCAGTACCGCCAGGCTGAGTACTTCCGGGATGACATGCCAGAGTCTGAGGAATGTGCCAGCGCCCCTGCCCCAGTGCCCCACTCCTCTACAGCCTTTTCCTCACCCCAGTAG
- the PSME2 gene encoding proteasome activator complex subunit 2, producing MAKPCGVRLSGEARKQVEVFRQNLFQEAEEFLYRFLPQKIIYLNQLLQEDSLNVADLTSLRATLDIPIPDPPPKDDEMETDKQEKKEVPKCGFLPGNEKVLSLLALVKPEVWTLKEKCILVITWIQHLIPKIEDGNDFGVAIQEKVLERVNAVKTKVEAFQTTISKYFSERGDAVAKASKETHVMDYRALVHERDEAAYGELRAMVLDLRAFYAELYHIISSNLEKIVNPKGEEKPSMY from the exons ATGGCCAAGCCGTGTGGGGTTCGCCTGAGCGGGGAGGCCCGCAAACAG GTGGAAGTCTTCAGGCAGAATCTTTTCCAGGAG GCTGAGGAATTCCTCTACAGATTCTTGCCACAGAAAATCATATACCTGAATCAGCTCTTGCAA GAGGACTCCCTCAATGTGGCTGACCTGACTTCCCTCCGGGCCACACTGGACATCCCCATCCCAGATCCTCCACCCAAGGATGATGAG ATGGAAACAGATaagcaggagaagaaagaag TCCCTAAGTGTGGATTTCTCCCTGGGAATGAGAAGGTCCTGTCCCTGCTTGCCCTGGTTAAGCCAGAAGTCTGGACTCTCAAAGAGAAATGCATTCTG GTAATCACATGGATCCAGCACCTGATCCCCAAGATTGAAGATGGAAATGATTTTGGGGTAGCAATCCAG GAGAAGGTACTGGAGAGGGTGAATGCTGTCAAGACCAAAGTGGAAGCTTTCCAGACAACCATTTCCAA GTACTTCTCAGAACGTGGGGATGCTGTGGCCAAGGCCTCCAAGGAGACTCATGTG ATGGATTACCGGGCCTTGGTGCACGAGCGAGATGAGGCAGCCTATGGGGAGCTCAGGGCCATGGTGCTGGACCTGAGGGCCTTCTAT GCTGAGCTTTATCATATCATAAGCAGCAACCTGGAGAAAATTGTCAACCCAAAGGGTGAAGAGAAGCCATCTATGTACTGA
- the PSME1 gene encoding proteasome activator complex subunit 1 isoform X2 gives MTTLRVHPEAQAKVDVFREDLCTKTENLLGSYFPKKISELDAFLKEPALNEANLSNLKAPLDIPVPDPVKEKEKEERKKQQEKEDKDEKKKGEDEDKGPPCGPVNCNEKIVVLLQRLKPEIKDVIEQLNLVTTWLQLQIPRIEDGNNFGVAVQEKVFELMTSLHTKLEGFHTQISKYFSERGDAVTKAAKQPHVGDYRQLVHELDEAEYRDIRLMVMEIRNAYAVLYDIILKNFEKLKKPRGETKGMIY, from the exons ATGACCACACTCAGGGTCCATCCCGAGGCCCAAGCCAAG GTGGATGTGTTTCGTGAAGACCTCTGTACCAAG ACAGAGAACCTGCTCGGGAGCTATTTCCCCAAGAAGATTTCTGAGCTGGATGCATTTTTAAAG GAGCCAGCTCTCAATGAAGCCAACCTGAGCAATCTGAAGGCCCCATTGGACATCCCAGTGCCTGATCCagtcaaggagaaagaaaaagaggagcgGAAGAAACAGCAGGAG AAGGAAGACAAggatgaaaagaagaaaggggaagatGAAGACAAAG GTCCTCCCTGTGGCCCAGTGAACTGCAATGAAAAGATTGTGGTCCTTCTGCAGCGCTTGAAGCCTGAGATCAAGGATGTCATTGAGCAGCTCAACCTG GTCACCACCTGGTTGCAGCTGCAGATACCTCGGATTGAGGATGGGAACAATTTTGGAGTGGCCGTCCAG gagaAGGTATTTGAGCTGATGACCAGCCTCCACACCAAGCTAGAAGGCTTCCACACTCAAATCTCTAA GTATTTCTCTGAGCGTGGTGATGCAGTAACTAAAGCAGCCAAGCAGCCCCACGTG GGTGATTATCGGCAGCTGGTGCACGAGCTGGATGAGGCAGAGTACCGCGACATCCGGCTGATGGTCATGGAGATCCGTAATGCTTAT GCTGTGTTATATGACATCATTCTGAAGAACTTCGAGAAGCTCAAGAAGCCCAGGGGAGAAACAAAGGGAATGATCTATTGA
- the FITM1 gene encoding fat storage-inducing transmembrane protein 1 — protein MERGAVVGAGLGAGARIRALLGCLVKVLLWVASVLLYFGSEQAARLLGSPCLRRLYHAWLAAVVIFGPLLQFHVNPRTIFASHGNFFNIKFVNSAWGWTCTFLGGFVLLVVFLATRRVAVTARHLSRLVVGAAVWRGAGRAFLLIEDLTGSCFEPLPQGLLLHELPDRRSCLAAGHQWRGYTVSSHTFLLTFCCLLMAEEAAVFAKYLAHGLPAGAPLRLVFLLNVLLLGLWNFLLVCTVIYFHQYTHKVVGAAVGTFAWYLTYGSWYHQPWSPGSPGHGLFPRSHSSRKHN, from the exons atGGAGCGGGGGGcagtggtgggggcagggctgggggctggggcccGAATCCGGGCACTCCTGGGCTGCCTGGTCAAGGTACTGCTCTGGGTGGCCTCTGTCTTGCTGTACTTTGGAAGCGAACAGGCTGCCCGCCTTCTAGGCAGCCCCTGCTTACGGCGcctctaccatgcctggctagcagCGGTGGTCATCTTTGGGCCCCTTCTGCAGTTCCATGTCAACCCTCGGACTATCTTCGCCAGCCACGGCAACTTCTTCAACAT AAAATTTGTGAATTCAGCCTGGGGCTGGACATGCACCTTCCTGGGGGGCTTTGTGTTGCTGGTGGTGTTCCTGGCTACACGGCGCGTGGCAGTAACTGCCAGACACCTGAGCCGACTGGTGGTGGGGGCAGCTGTGTGGCGGGGAGCCGGCCGGGCGTTCCTGCTCATCGAGGACCTGACCGGCTCCTGctttgagccactgccccagggtCTGCTGCTCCACGAGCTGCCTGACCGCCGCAGCTGCCTGGCAGCCGGCCACCAGTGGCGGGGCTACACGGTCTCCTCACACACCTTCCTGCTCACCTTCTGCTGCCTGCTCATGGCAGAGGAAGCGGCCGTGTTTGCCAAGTACCTGGCCCATGGGCTGCCTGCAGGCGCCCCCCTGCGCCTTGTCTTCCTGCTCAACGTGCTGCTGCTGGGCCTCTGGAACTTCTTGCTGGTCTGTACTGTCATCTATTTCCACCAGTACACTCACAAGGTGGTGGGCGCCGCAGTGGGCACCTTCGCATGGTACCTCACCTATGGCAGCTGGTATCATCAGCCCTGGTCTCCAGGGAGCCCAGGCCATGGGCTCTTCCCCCGTTCCCACTCCAGCCGCAAGCATAACTGA
- the DCAF11 gene encoding DDB1- and CUL4-associated factor 11 isoform X3 encodes MGSRNSSSAGSGSGDPSEGLSRRGAGLRRSEEEEEEDEDVDLAQALLDSEEENDRAWDGRLGDRYNPPVDATPDTRELECNEIKTQVELATGQLGLRRAAQEHSFPRMLHQRERGLCHQGSFSLGEQSRVISHFLPNDLGFTDSYSQKAFCGIYSKDGQIFMSACQDQTIRLYDCRYGRFHKFKSIKARDVGWSILDVAFTPDGNHFLYSSWSDYIHICNIYGEGDTHTALDLRPDERRFAVFSIAVSSDGREVLGGANDGCLYVFDREQNRRTLQIESHEDDVNAVAFADISSQILFSGGDDAICKVWDRRTMREDDPKPVGALAGHQDGITFIDSKGDARYLISNSKDQTIKLWDIRRFSTREGMEASRQAATQQNWDYRWQQVPKKAWRKLKLPGDSSLMTYRGHGVLHTLIRCRFSPTHSTGQQFIYSGCSTGKVVVYDLLSGHIVKKLTNHKACVRDVSWHPFEEKIVSSSWDGNLRLWQYRQAEYFRDDMPESEECASAPAPVPHSSTAFSSPQ; translated from the exons ATGGGATCACGGAACAGCAGCAGTGCGGGATCCGGGTCCGGAGACCCCTCCGAGGGTTTGTCCCGAAGAGGGGCTGGCCTGCGTCGgagtgaggaagaggaagaagaggatgaaGATGTGGATCTGGCCCAG GCCCTCTTGGACTCAGAGGAAGAGAATGACAGAGCTTGGGATGGTCGTCTTGGGGACCGATACAACCCACCTG TGGATGCCACCCCTGACACCCGGGAGCTGGAATGCAATGAGATCAAGACACAAGTGGAATTGGCCACAGGGCAGCTCGGGCTTAGGCGGGCAGCCCAGGAACACAGCTTCCCTCGAATGTtgcaccag AGAGAACGGGGCCTCTGCCACCAGGGAAGCTTCTCCCTTGGAGAACAGTCTCGAGTGATATCTCA ctTCTTGCCCAATGATCTGGGCTTCACTGATAGCTACTCTCAGAAGGCTTTCTGTGGCATCTACAGCAAAGATGGTCAAATATTCATGTCTGCTTGCCAAG ACCAGACAATCCGACTGTATGACTGCCGGTATGGCCGTTTCCATAAATTCAAGAGCATCAAGGCCCGCGATGTAGGCTGGAGCATCTTGGATGTGGCCTTTACCCCTGATGGGAACCACTTCCTCTACTCCAGCTGGTCTGATTACA TTCATATCTGCAATATCTATGGTGAGGGAGATACACACACTGCGCTGGATCTCAG gcCAGATGAGCGTCGCTTTGCTGTCTTCTCCATTGCTGTCTCCTCAGATGGACGAGAAGTACTAGGAGG GGCCAATGATGGCTGCCTGTATGTCTTTGACCGAGAGCAGAACCGGCGCACCCTTCAG ATTGAGTCCCATGAGGATGATGTGAATGCAGTGGCCTTTGCTGATATAAGCTCACAAATCCTGTTCTCTGGGGGTGATGATGCCATCTGCAAAGTGTGGGATCGACGCACCATGCGAGAGGATGACCCCAAGCCTGTGGGTGCACTCGCTGGACACCAGGATGGCATCACCTTCATTGACAGCAAG GGTGATGCCCGATATCTCATCTCCAACTCCAAAGACCAGACCATCAAGCTCTGGGATATCCGACGCTTTTCCACACGGGAAGGCATGGAAGCCTCACGCCAGGCTGCCACACAGCAAAACTGGGACTATCGCTGGCAGCAAGTGCCCAAAAAAG CCTGGCGGAAGTTGAAGCTCCCGGGAGACAGCTCCTTGATGACCTACCGGGGCCACGGAGTGTTGCACACCCTCATCCGCTGCCGGTTCTCCCCTACTCATAGCACCGGCCAGCAGTTCATCTACAGTGGCTGCTCCACCGGCAAAGTGGTTG TGTACGACCTTCTCAGTGGCCACATTGTGAAGAAGCTGACCAACCACAAGGCCTGTGTGCGTGACGTCAGTTGGCACCCCTTTGAAGAAAAGATTGTCAGCAGTTCG TGGGACGGGAACCTGCGTCTGTGGCAGTACCGCCAGGCTGAGTACTTCCGGGATGACATGCCAGAGTCTGAGGAATGTGCCAGCGCCCCTGCCCCAGTGCCCCACTCCTCTACAGCCTTTTCCTCACCCCAGTAG
- the EMC9 gene encoding ER membrane protein complex subunit 9 isoform X2: protein MGEVEISARAYVKMCLHAARYPYAAVNGLLLAPPPRSGECLCLTDCVPLFHSHLALSVMLEVALNQVDVWGAQAGLVVAGYYHANAAVDDQSPGPLALKIAGRIAEFFPDAVLIMLDNQKLVPQPRVPPVIILENQGLHWVPKDKNLVMWRDWEESRQMVGALLEDRAHRHLVDFDCHLEDIRQDWTNQQLNTQITQWVGPTNGNGNA from the exons ATGGGGGAGGTGGAGATCTCGGCCCGGGCCTACGTGAAGATGTGTCTGCACGCTGCCCGGTACCCATACGCCGCAGTCAACGGGCTGTTGCTGGCGCCACCGCCGCGGTCCGGAGAATGCCTGTGCCTCACTGACTGTGTGCCCCTCTTTCACAGCCACCTGGCCCTATCCGTCATGTTGGAGGTCGCCCTCAACCAG GTGGATGTGTGGGGCGCACAGGCCGGTCTGGTGGTGGCTGGGTACTACCATGCCAATGCAGCTGTGGACGACCAGAG CCCTGGGCCCCTGGCCTTGAAAATTGCTGGGCGAATTGCAGAATTCTTCCCTGATGCAGTACTTATTATG TTGGATAATCAGAAActggtgcctcagcctcgtgTCCCCCCAGTCATCATCCTGGAGAACCAAGGTCTCCACTGGGTCCCTAAGGACAAGAACTT AGTGATGTGGAGGGACTGGGAAGAGTCAAGGCAGATGGTGGGAGCTCTACTGGAGGATCGGGCCCACCGGCACCTTGTGGACTTCGACTGCCACCTTGAGGACATCCGGCAGGACTGGACCAACCAGCAACTCAACACTCAAATCACCCAGTGGGTTGGTCCCACGAATGGAAATGGAAATGCCTGA